From the genome of Candidatus Hydrogenedentota bacterium:
CTTCGCGGATGGTTCCGGCGCGTTGGCCCGCGGCCATGATGCGGGCGATGACTTCGTAGGGCTTGCGGTATTCGCGTTCGATGACAGCTTTCGCCTCTTTGGGAATGGCGTCGGAGATCGTCGCGTGGGCAATGAGCACGCAGGTGCGAGCAAAGTCTTCGCTTTCGTCGAGGCTCTTCAGGAGGGCTTCGAGGGCCAGGGCAATTTTCGTGTGCGGGGGCGCATCCATTTTGGCGAGGCCGGTGCAGGCTTCGTTCATTTTGTCGAAGGCATTGCGGATGAGTTCGGTGAAGATCGCTTCCTTGGACGTGAAGTAGTGGTAGAGCAGTCCGCCGGACATGCCGGATTCGCCGGCGATATCGGCGATCTTGGTGGCGGCGAGGCCTTTGGTGGCGAAGAGGCGCACCGCAGTGGAAAGGATGCGCTGTGTGCGCTGGTCTTTCATGCGTTGGTTTTGGTCGGGGTTGCGTCCCACGGGGAGGATCCTTTGATTGAATGATTATTTAATCAATTGTAGTGGGTGGACAAAGGGAAGTCAAGGGGGACACGGACTGTCACGGACTAACGCGGACGAGATGGACGAGATAGACGAGGTGGAAGAGGTGGACGAGGTGGATGGCGCAGATGGCATGGCCTGCAATTGGGACCTTTCTCACGCAGACGCGCGGAGGCGCAGGGAGCGCCGGGAAGGAGTTGGGGCTTTGAGCTCAAATTTGAAATTTGAGATTTGAAAACAAAGACGGGCGAGGCCGTCGGCGAAATGGGATGGAATTGGGGGTGCGCAGTAGCAGGAGGACGAGGGAAGTGTCGATTAGTAAAAGAATCCGCTGGACAAAGGCCGGACAGATTTAACGAACTTGAGGGACTGCGTGCGGTGATTCGAGGCGCAACACCCACAATCTAAGTCGTTGACACAATCCAAGCCGTTGTCTGGACGAGGGAGCGGCCTTATACTTCGATGGGCAGGCGGGAGAGGGCACGAGTGCACGTAAAGGATAAACCGATGCGGCTATTTCATACGGTAGTGGTGCTGGGTGTGGCGGCATTTTCCGCGGCGCACGTTGATGCGGCGATGGAGCCGGGGACGTTGCGGTGTGAGTATTTGACGAATCCGTTGGCGGTCGATGTGGCGCGGCCGCGTTTGAGTTGGACGGTTGCGTCGGATGTGCGGGGAGACGCGCAGACGGCGTATCGGATCGTTGCGGCAAGCGCACCGGAGTTGCTGGCGAAGGATCAGGGCGATCTGTGGGACACGGGGAAAGTTGCGTCAGATGCGACGGCGCAGATTGCTTATGCGGGTAGGGCGCTTGAGCCAGGAGCGGCATGTTATTGGAAAGTGCGCGTGTGGGATGCGGCGGGCGCGGAGTCGCCGTGGAGCGCGGCGGCAATGTGGCGCGCGGGACGCATGGGCAATGGAAATTGGGCGGCGAAGTGGATCGATGTGCCGGGCGAGGTGGCGGAGCGGAGGCCCGCGTCGTTGTTTCGCAAAGAGGCGGTGATCGAGAAGCCGATCCGGAGCGCGATGGCGTATATATCGGCTTTGGGCGTGTATGAACTGCAGATCAATGGCCAGCGCGTGGGTGAGCAAATCCTTGCGCCGGAATGGACGGATTACCACGTTCGCGTGCAGTACCAGACCTACGATGTCACGGGGTTGTTGACGCGGGGCGAGAACGCGTTTGCGGCGACGGTGGGCGATGGGTGGTATTCGGGACGGATTGGGTTGTCGAACATCGTGCCGAACGGTCCGA
Proteins encoded in this window:
- a CDS encoding TetR/AcrR family transcriptional regulator codes for the protein MGRNPDQNQRMKDQRTQRILSTAVRLFATKGLAATKIADIAGESGMSGGLLYHYFTSKEAIFTELIRNAFDKMNEACTGLAKMDAPPHTKIALALEALLKSLDESEDFARTCVLIAHATISDAIPKEAKAVIEREYRKPYEVIARIMAAGQRAGTIREGKPKELALVFWTSFNGLAIYKAVHTETFKKPDPQILARMFLAPRATRKK